caatttggtgaagtcacttggttattttattaatgagctatgaaataaaatttaaaaacaaaaaacaatcaaatatactcaataaaattcACCACTgaactttctcaacaaaaaaaaaacaacaacacgacaaaaattatcacacattcttattcaaaattaaaaaaaaaatatatcatggctattattaaatttatgtaagaattttaatatttgactaACTACGTTtactgttttttaaaaaataatatgactAATTGGATGGTTAGATTGAGAGAACATAATCATACAAGTACACAACACATGTCAGTCACGTGCCattcttagatttgaaatctaactaTTGGACTTGAAGAGTGCAATGAAAGgttaattttggtaaattatggtcacaatcaaacggtagatttatcaaaattcacatcaaattaagaaatatagggttgggttcaagttacacttgatgtaactctaaaaaatgttacatcaaccaaaaaattattgttgaattcatattttgaaaatccaaccgttggaccacattttctatatgttcttaacatgcgtgccaattttcatgccaatcggatgtaatttaccatttgatctttaaactcatcttttatgcgttattgtaaactacaaaaacttgaatttaaacaattgattgatgacatgactattaatctttgatcaccttgaaattttttaagcatgaaaactatatgaagataatataatctaacggtaaatttgtcaaaattcacatcgaattacgaaatatagagttgggttcaagttacgcttgatataactctaaaaaatgttacatcaaccaaaaaattattgttgaattcatattttgaaaatccaaccgttggaccacattttctatatgttcttaacatgcgtgccaattttcatgccaatcggatgtaatttaccatttgatctttaaactcattttttatgcgttattgtaaactacaaaaacttgaatttaaacaattgattgatgacatgactattaatctttgatcaccttgaaattttttaagcatgaaaactatatgaagataatataatctaacggtagatttgtcaaaattcacatcgaattacgaaatatagagttgggttcaagttacgcttgatgtaactctaaaaaatgttacatcaaccaataacttattgttgaattcatattttgaaaatccaaccgttggatcacattttctatatgttcttaacatgcatgctaatttttatgccaatcggatgtaatttaccatttgatatttaaactcatcctttatgcgttattttcaattacaaaaacttgaatttaaacaattgattgatgacacgACTATTAATcattgatcaccttgaaattttttaagcatgaaaactatataaagataatgtaatctaacggtagatttgtcaaaattcacatcgaattacgaaatatagggttgggttcaagttacacttgatgtaactctaaaaaatgttacaccaaccaataacttattgttgaattcatattttgaaaatccaaccattggatcacattttctatatgttcttaacatgcatgccaatttttatgccaatcggatgtaatttaccatttgatctttagactcatcctttatgcgttatttttaattacaaaaacttgaatttaaacaattgattgatgacatggctattaatctttgatcaccttgaaaatttgtaagcatgaaaaatatatgaagataatgtaatctaacggtagatttgtcaaaattcacattgaattaagaaatatagggttgggttctagttacacttgatgtaactctaaaaaatgttacaccaaccaataacttattgttgaattcatattttgaaaattcaaccgttggatcacattttctatatgttcttaacatgcatgccaatttttatgtcaatcggatgtaatttaccatttgatctttaaactcatcttttatgcgttattgtaaactacaaaaacttgattttatacaaaaaccatacctatagcggcggttacaaaaaacgccgcaatagatctcatCTACTGCGGCGGGCCAAAAACGCGCCGCAGTAGGCGAcatatagcggcggtttttgcacccgccgcaataggtctGCTGCAATTTCagggtctattgcggcgggtcaaTGACCCGCCGCTATATCTAAACCGAAGGCCACTAAAGCTGGTCTATTACGGCGGGTCACTAGCCCGCCGCAATAGTACGCCGCAATATACtaggtctattgcggcgggccattgacccgccgcaatagatctcatGTACAGCGGCGGGCcgaaaaagcgccgcaataggcgacctatagcggcagttttctcacccgccgcaataggcccgccgcaataggccagttttcttgtagtgaaTGTAATTCAAGTTGAAATAACGTgggttaacaaaaaaaatgattacaTCATGTTAAAACACTATATATTTGCATCAAgttacacaaaataaaatgattacaTATGTATATGCTGTCAATAAAAAGAATGACCTGCATTTTACTCACCACATATAAATGCATCTCTTCCGGGACTTTTATTTAGATGTTTTGGTAcacaatttgatttgattttatttttttgccgGTTACACAATTCAATAATGATTAGCTGACTTTtactgtatttttttaatttatccatagagtttataaatatttggaatttggaattttttagataaaaaaaaaaaaatagacatcTCAATCCGTTTGAGGTGTTCCAACTCACAAGCAACTCTAGCCTACTTTTTCAATGTTCTTCTCTTCATTAAAATAAACCCTCAACATGAAAGGCTTTGGTAGTGAAAACCGATCAAGTTACTAAGTAGAAAGAgtcataaaatataattgaccaaaaaaaaaagtcataaaataTCCGGTTTGTTTGAATAAGACCATCAATACTTGAATACATAAAAttcaccttaaaaaataaaaagaagcaagcaCAGATATTGAtttgtttccattttttttttttttttcaatttcactcTTAGTTTCCTTCTCCATTGCCAAGAGACTAGTAGTTTAATTAGTATATTATGATATTTCTAATGAAAACATTCAGggttcaaatttctttttcccattataactatcaaattattcaaaaaaaaaaaaatttccttcccCATCATGTGTGCATGTTTATATGCAAATGTACCCATTGGCACTTggcaagggaaaaaaaattaaaatgatattgTATAATATAACAATAAATACGACAAAGACTTCATTCATGCAACCACTAGAATTTCAATACTCACAAtgatcaaaaaatattttaatcttaGAGATCATTTGGCTACAGTTTATTTGACAagcttttagctttttagcttttatatacaacttcttaaaaccacattttttatttcacttttttaaaaatacaagtatactttaaagcaaaaaatcagtaaaaaactaaataagctgataccaaacacacatttaatattctatttatatatattgaagctgagggtggaaaaatggatggatgaaaaaatattttatttggttgagaagaaaaaaaagataatagaaaatatagtttgtataaattacTATCCcctattacatttaaaaaaaatgttttattaggaaaaatatatattttgggggtaaaaacaaaaaccacacATTTGGTTtaaaagagagacagagaaaaaggaaagaaaagaaaaaagtgcaCACACAGTGGAGGAGAAGAGGGGATAGATGTGTAATTTCTCATCAAACCCCCTCTCCTCtccccattttctctccaattttttGAGAGAGGGGTTAGTGGAGAACTTTAGTGAATTTGAGGAGAAAACAACCCAACCCCACCCAAAATCCCCCCTTTTCCATGCCCCAAAATTTCCCCAACCAATAAGGGTGAAAGGAATggtgaagattaaaaaaattaaaaataatacatgGTTATATTTGAAGAGAGTATTATACTCTTAAAAATACAGAAGtaatatagattttttcatatttgtaaaGCATtatcaagaaattttttaattaaaatatatgaaaagatataaatgaaaatataatgtCAAAATCACgtttaaaggggaaaaaaaacagaTAGATGCAAATTAATTAGTTGAATAAATTGGGACTGGTAGAGGATGGATTTTGGCAATTATATGCTTAACGAATCTTTATTCTAAGTATATGCTTAGTGAATTTGTTATATTGGtggatacttttttttttttttttgagaagaatggTGGATACTTAAAATCATTTGAAATGAACAAGGCGGAAGGCATGCTGTTTTTTATTTGAAGCAATATTGGTGTGACCCAAAGGATGTAAGGTTATAAATAAACGGACATATATTCATAAACAATTTAGACCTAACTTGAGAAAAATCTTATTTATATTCGTTTACTCACCCCACGTTTAAACTCTACTGATAAATGAGACAATAGTTCATAAAAATGTGTATAGGAATAAGTTCGTAAGTCGTGATTATGAggcttaatatatatatatatatatatatatatatatatatatatatatatatatatatgtatgtatatttaaacagttatttttatcatatttaaaTAGAGAAGAGGAGAGGACACAAAGAAATGACTTAAGAAATTAACTATTGAGGTTTGTATTTTACAATGCATACTAACATTTAAAAGTTATTGTAACAATAAAATAAGGTTAATCTATTTCACCATTGTGATTGGTGGCCTAGTAGCTAGGGCCTTGGGCCAATAAGACTTTGTTATGCGGAGTGTTTTGGGTTTGAATCACCTCTCTCCTAGTAGCAGCGTATTGATGCTccatatatttcattaaaatgagtttttaacTCGAAAATGGTTAGAAGTTACTATGGTTACGTCGAGATAAGAAAATCATACTTGTTGCCCTCTCCTAACTACTTTTAGATTAACAATGCTCTTTGAACGATAAGTTTCAAGCAATAGGTCATAACAAACATCTTTCCTTGTCctactaaaaagaaaaggaaaaagaaaaagatgtcAAATATAAATTAGAAAATGGCGACCACGATTCGTTAAAATAACAATCCAAAATACTTCGCTTCTCATATACAGAAAGGTTTATTATACCCcctttttttcctctattttaaaaTGCTAATTCAGAGATGGGGTTTTCCCGGATCTTGATTTATTTGACTCTGTCTGTGACAACTAAAATCCAAATTACAAATAAGGCAGTATGAAAATTCTGCATTTACAATTGGCTATATGCCCAACATTCTTGATCCAAAACCATTCTTGGACACTGACTCAGAGAAGGATTACCAGTCTGCTTTCTGTCACCATCATCATTTATCAACAAATCCCAACTGCTTAAGTCATCATCCCACAAGCCCACGCTGTTGTTGCTGCTATTGTTGTAGTCACAAGGCCACTCAAAATCTGGCAACTGTAAGTCCTGAAAAAAGTTGGAGGAATTTGAAGAAGTGGATGATGAGGTAGAAGTTGATGTAGAAGGAGCACATTGGACTAAAATCTCATGGGGTTCAATTATTGGAACTTCATCTATGCAGAAGCCATTCATGAGCTCCATTGGGTCAAATGGGCTTGTCATGCTTTTGTCTTCCTCTTTGGCTTCAGGGATAGAGGATGACTGCAATGATGTCTCAGTCTCAAGCTCCTTGCTTTGATCAATTTCAGATACAGTATCAGTTGGAGAAGCTTCTTGTTGtttttgctcttcttctttttggtgttgCAGTTGTTCTTCTTGTTGTTGGGTTTGTGGCTCATCAGTTGCGGTAGAGATTGGCTTGTGAGTGAGAGGATCAATGCCCATCTTTTTAAGCTTTTTCTTGATGTGGGTGTTCCAGTGGTTCTTTATCTCATTATCTGTCCTTCCAGGGAGATGAGAAGCAATCTTAGACCATCTGCAGAAtgccaagaaaatattttggactTCAGAATAATAGAAATTAGacttaagttttatatattgattaatATGTTTTGGAATAATCCAAAGGAAGACTGACTTTGAGGCCGGTAGAAAGGTTCATGTAACTATGAGTATGTCCCAagattctaatttaaaaaattcctaCATGACAAAATTGcccttttgtttatttttgaaaacaaaatggTTCAACTTGTGATTGGCACAACATTACTTAGAAATTGTTGATATCATTTATATTATACACTAATTATAATGTGTTATCTCAATAGTTGTGAAATTTGTCGtgtatactttttattttgattgacAAGTTGTGgattaataaaactaaaatcaagatataaaaaagaaataaatagatAAGTGCCATGGGGACCAAGTCTTCCATtattgatgaataaaaaatttcatatgatGGATGTCATATTATAGAAATTTCAGAGCATTGGAACAAGATAGTGATTGAAAGTCATTATAGTCAAATGCAGAAGAgtagcaataaaataaaataaaataaaaataaaaagctaattACAAAAGAACCCATGAACCAGGACAGAGGATAAATGGAAGAAGCGATGTCAAAGCTGGAAATGGAATAAAAGAATGAACCTGTTGCCAAGTTGAGCATGGAGGTCAATGACCATTTTCTCTTCACATTCTGATAAAAGACCTCTCTTCAAGTCTGGCCTAAGATAATTTGTCCATCTCAGTCTGCAACTTTTTCCACACCTTAACAATCCTGCAATGAGACCCACCATTACCATAATCAATAAAAGTGATC
This genomic stretch from Castanea sativa cultivar Marrone di Chiusa Pesio chromosome 1, ASM4071231v1 harbors:
- the LOC142642901 gene encoding transcription factor MYB20-like, whose protein sequence is MGRQPCCDKVGLKKGPWTAEEDKKLINFILNNGQCCWRAVPKLAGLLRCGKSCRLRWTNYLRPDLKRGLLSECEEKMVIDLHAQLGNRWSKIASHLPGRTDNEIKNHWNTHIKKKLKKMGIDPLTHKPISTATDEPQTQQQEEQLQHQKEEEQKQQEASPTDTVSEIDQSKELETETSLQSSSIPEAKEEDKSMTSPFDPMELMNGFCIDEVPIIEPHEILVQCAPSTSTSTSSSTSSNSSNFFQDLQLPDFEWPCDYNNSSNNSVGLWDDDLSSWDLLINDDGDRKQTGNPSLSQCPRMVLDQECWAYSQL